The following coding sequences lie in one Deltaproteobacteria bacterium RBG_16_64_85 genomic window:
- a CDS encoding ABC transporter permease encodes MVIFLQNLVNALQWGSFYALIALGYSMVYSILMLFNFAHGDIFMVGSYIGFGVSMALIALASWGVVAVPNWLILVLTILFSMFLTSFVGMIVERVGYRPLRDAPRASAAITGLMIGIILETGNLALLGARRISFPSLIATTTYDVGGVFVTNKKIMIVLVSLLLALALHQFVRRTKWGMAIRAMAFDSAVVPLMGVPLNTMIALTFALGSALAAAAGILFGVAYPVLDPYMGILFGWKAFVAAILGGRGSVMGATLAGFLLGFTEIFVAMIFPSTLRDLIAYSIILLILTFRPHGFFGEPYSARLRL; translated from the coding sequence ATGGTGATTTTCCTCCAGAACCTGGTCAACGCCCTCCAGTGGGGGAGCTTCTACGCCCTCATCGCCCTGGGATACTCCATGGTGTACAGCATCCTCATGCTCTTCAACTTCGCGCACGGCGATATCTTCATGGTCGGGTCGTACATCGGCTTCGGGGTGTCCATGGCCCTCATCGCCCTTGCCTCCTGGGGCGTCGTCGCCGTGCCCAACTGGCTGATCCTCGTGCTGACCATCCTCTTCTCCATGTTCCTGACCTCGTTCGTCGGCATGATCGTGGAGCGGGTGGGATATCGGCCCTTGCGGGACGCGCCGCGGGCCTCGGCTGCGATCACGGGATTGATGATCGGCATCATATTGGAAACCGGCAACCTGGCCCTGCTGGGAGCCCGGCGGATCAGTTTCCCTTCCCTGATCGCGACCACGACCTATGACGTGGGCGGCGTATTCGTCACCAACAAGAAGATCATGATCGTTCTCGTGTCGTTGCTCCTTGCCCTTGCCCTGCACCAGTTCGTCCGGAGAACGAAGTGGGGGATGGCGATTCGGGCGATGGCCTTCGACTCCGCCGTCGTGCCCCTGATGGGGGTGCCGCTCAACACCATGATCGCCCTCACCTTCGCGCTGGGGTCCGCGCTGGCCGCCGCCGCGGGGATCCTCTTCGGCGTCGCCTACCCCGTATTGGACCCGTATATGGGGATTCTGTTCGGCTGGAAGGCGTTCGTCGCCGCCATCCTGGGGGGAAGGGGGTCCGTCATGGGAGCCACGCTCGCCGGTTTCCTTCTGGGGTTCACCGAAATCTTCGTGGCCATGATCTTCCCCTCGACGCTGCGCGACCTGATCGCTTACTCGATCATTCTGCTGATCCTGACGTTTCGTCCTCACGGCTTCTTCGGGGAGCCGTACAGCGCGCGGTTGAGGCTTTAG
- a CDS encoding branched-chain amino acid ABC transporter substrate-binding protein, with protein MRKRSLVGVCVLVGFLTFIPSGWVQAQTIKIGINAELTGDIPKVGEGTKFAAQMWLEDVKAAGGLTVGGKKFPVALIIEDNESKAESAVKAATKMITEDEVLVLVGPQASKQAVPAGGIANNYKTPMITPWSTNPDSTKNRPYVFRACFLDPFQGPVLANFITTEFKFTKAAVLYDVASDYPKGLAEFFKKAWEGLHGPGSVVAYESFTTKDTDFSSQLTKIKNSGAQVLFTPQYYNEVALIVQQAHQLGWKNPIVGSDSWGSAETVNLCGKDCYGLFFSTHYAAAGATGATKAFIDRYKAKHGYVPDDVAALTWDAMQLVQKAIQDTGGLTGDLKKDRDNVRTAMGRIKKFKGITGEMTFTGGGDPSKCAVIVRISDKGQFEFYKSACP; from the coding sequence ATGCGAAAACGGTCACTGGTTGGTGTTTGTGTCCTTGTGGGGTTTCTGACGTTCATCCCTTCCGGCTGGGTTCAGGCCCAGACGATCAAGATCGGGATTAACGCCGAGCTCACCGGCGATATCCCCAAGGTGGGGGAGGGCACGAAGTTCGCGGCCCAGATGTGGCTCGAGGACGTCAAAGCCGCCGGGGGGCTTACGGTGGGGGGGAAGAAGTTCCCCGTCGCGCTGATCATCGAGGACAACGAATCCAAGGCGGAATCCGCCGTGAAGGCCGCCACCAAGATGATCACCGAGGACGAGGTTCTCGTCCTCGTGGGGCCGCAGGCCTCCAAGCAGGCGGTGCCCGCGGGCGGGATCGCGAACAACTACAAGACGCCGATGATCACCCCGTGGTCCACCAATCCCGACAGCACCAAGAACCGGCCCTACGTGTTCCGCGCCTGCTTCCTCGATCCCTTCCAGGGCCCGGTGCTGGCCAATTTCATCACGACGGAGTTCAAATTCACCAAGGCCGCGGTCCTGTACGACGTGGCGAGCGACTACCCCAAGGGACTGGCCGAATTCTTCAAGAAGGCGTGGGAAGGCCTCCATGGCCCCGGGTCCGTCGTGGCCTACGAGAGCTTCACCACCAAGGACACCGACTTCAGCTCCCAGCTGACGAAGATCAAAAATTCCGGCGCGCAGGTCCTCTTCACCCCCCAGTACTATAACGAGGTGGCCCTGATCGTGCAGCAGGCCCATCAGCTGGGGTGGAAAAACCCGATCGTTGGAAGCGACAGCTGGGGCTCGGCCGAGACGGTCAACCTCTGCGGCAAGGACTGCTACGGGCTCTTCTTCAGCACCCACTATGCCGCTGCCGGGGCGACGGGAGCGACCAAGGCATTCATCGACAGGTACAAGGCGAAGCACGGCTACGTTCCCGACGACGTGGCCGCGCTCACCTGGGACGCCATGCAGCTCGTTCAGAAGGCGATTCAAGATACCGGGGGGCTCACGGGAGACCTGAAGAAGGACCGGGACAACGTCCGCACCGCGATGGGCCGGATCAAGAAATTCAAGGGGATCACCGGCGAGATGACGTTCACCGGGGGAGGCGACCCGAGCAAGTGCGCCGTCATCGTCCGGATCAGCGACAAGGGCCAGTTCGAGTTCTACAAGTCCGCCTGTCCGTAA